The proteins below are encoded in one region of Microbispora sp. NBC_01189:
- a CDS encoding LysR family transcriptional regulator, translating into MTIDVVRLRVLVAVARAGTVTAAARELHYSQPSVSHHLARLEAETGAKLVQRVGRGLRLTEAGRLLAERGAEILGRLDAASAELSAHVGLRAGRVRLAAFPSALGTFVPAAAARLAKEHPGLDLRLMEAEPPEALRLLRSGEVDVAVVFRYDGTGPEDDGVRLVPLLDDPSLLVTAGPVTPSPAADLAAYAEAPWIAGCERCRAHLLALCAEAGFEPRVSFTTDDYVAVQAMVAAGLGVAVLPRLALSAHRHPGVLTSELPGPARRVHAATYGEPPDPPATAALVAALLRAQLGAGEGAGEGAGDGVGASLSSSVAVHTAVPVPGS; encoded by the coding sequence ATGACGATCGACGTCGTACGGCTGCGTGTCCTCGTCGCGGTGGCCCGGGCGGGCACGGTCACGGCGGCGGCGCGCGAACTGCACTACTCGCAGCCGTCGGTGAGCCACCATCTCGCCCGGCTGGAGGCGGAGACGGGCGCGAAGCTGGTGCAGCGGGTGGGACGCGGCCTCCGCCTGACCGAGGCGGGCCGTCTGCTCGCCGAACGCGGCGCCGAGATCCTCGGCCGCCTCGACGCGGCGTCCGCCGAGCTGTCCGCGCACGTCGGGCTGCGGGCCGGGCGCGTACGGCTGGCCGCGTTCCCCTCGGCCCTCGGCACGTTCGTCCCCGCCGCCGCCGCGCGGCTCGCGAAGGAGCATCCCGGGCTGGACCTGCGCCTGATGGAGGCCGAGCCACCCGAGGCGCTGCGTCTGCTGCGGTCGGGCGAGGTCGACGTGGCCGTCGTCTTCCGGTACGACGGGACCGGCCCCGAGGACGACGGCGTCCGGCTGGTCCCCCTGCTCGACGACCCGAGCCTCCTCGTGACCGCCGGCCCGGTCACTCCAAGCCCGGCCGCGGATCTGGCGGCGTACGCCGAAGCCCCCTGGATCGCGGGCTGCGAGCGGTGCCGCGCCCACCTGCTCGCGCTGTGCGCCGAGGCGGGCTTCGAGCCGCGCGTCTCGTTCACGACGGACGACTACGTGGCCGTGCAGGCGATGGTCGCCGCCGGGCTGGGCGTGGCGGTCCTCCCCCGGCTGGCGCTGTCGGCCCATCGCCATCCCGGCGTCCTGACCTCCGAACTGCCGGGCCCGGCCCGCCGCGTCCACGCGGCCACGTACGGCGAGCCGCCCGACCCGCCCGCCACGGCCGCCCTGGTCGCCGCCCTTCTCCGGGCTCAGCTCGGCGCGGGCGAGGGTGCGGGCGAAGGCGCCGGCGACGGCGTGGGGGCGTCGTTGTCCAGTTCGGTGGCGGTCCACACGGCGGTCCCGGTGCCGGGAAGCTGA